A single Mixta calida DNA region contains:
- the pqqF gene encoding pyrroloquinoline quinone biosynthesis protein PqqF: protein MTQAASLRLDNGLTVLLRHDPQATEAAALIRVASGSDHEPARWPGLAHLLEHLLFSGSRDYRDAQRLMSWVPAQGGRLNATTHADRTAFFFSLAPAGLEPGLARLVDMLTHPLFAPEALAQEVAVIDAEYRLLRGDAQTLSGVAQRHLFSGPPAMHRFHVGDRISFGDDLAALRQALCAFHQQYYHAAAMTLWLLGPQPLDALAQLARRYGARLPAAQPLAAQAPARLRALGDAKARIAGATQLRLTFALNQWHERDANMSALLQQLLSDEAEGGLLAQLRAQACCDGVSLQTCWRGGGAALIAVCFDAADASPEQAARLEAALRPWLAQAAGLSAAQLEHYAELAQQRFADKSALDRLREEAFGFAPPPQLVITQWRGFLTRLQAAEVSRLWLDETLEGETQSSAGFDFISVPFTPASLNAQPPRFRFAPFPPLAASPALPAASAPLLHLSAAAESPAVLTLRPRPEKPINDALGYALQASLRALAASLTHQGAMLSVERRQGIWQLQLSGDPQQMRAALAAMATRLRSFPAAAQSESAWRREQQQARGDIPVRRLLNQLPRWLMAEPVVKDLHQIEWQAALTGGDAALREDLARLLSTLPGRVASASRWLLHEPVAGARHNLSQTQGDTALLLFCPLTQPDSEAQLAWRLLALICQPLFFQRLRVEQQIGYVASCSFHQAADREGILFALQSPQLSGDTLCQHTQRFLSDVADDIARLTAQALAEKRTRLWQQLQPEGDALARARQTLAFAHLISPTAQATLQRLDVAALLRWHRVLCDEAYWQRCILQASG, encoded by the coding sequence ATGACGCAGGCGGCCTCGTTACGGCTGGATAACGGCCTGACGGTGCTGCTGCGGCACGATCCGCAGGCGACAGAGGCCGCCGCGCTGATCCGGGTCGCCAGCGGCAGCGACCACGAACCTGCGCGCTGGCCCGGTCTGGCGCACCTGTTAGAACATCTGCTGTTTAGCGGCAGCCGCGATTATCGCGACGCGCAGCGGTTGATGAGCTGGGTTCCGGCGCAGGGCGGGCGCCTTAACGCCACCACGCATGCCGATCGCACCGCCTTCTTTTTCAGCCTGGCGCCCGCCGGGCTGGAGCCGGGACTGGCGCGATTGGTGGATATGCTGACGCACCCGCTGTTCGCGCCTGAGGCGCTGGCGCAGGAGGTCGCGGTGATTGACGCCGAATATCGCCTGCTGCGCGGCGATGCGCAGACGCTCAGCGGCGTGGCGCAGCGCCATCTGTTCAGCGGCCCGCCCGCCATGCACCGTTTTCACGTCGGCGATCGCATCAGCTTCGGCGACGACCTCGCTGCGCTGCGCCAGGCGCTGTGCGCTTTTCATCAGCAATACTACCACGCCGCGGCGATGACGCTCTGGCTGCTGGGGCCGCAGCCGCTGGATGCGCTGGCGCAGCTCGCCCGACGCTATGGCGCGCGGCTGCCTGCGGCGCAGCCTCTTGCTGCGCAGGCGCCCGCCCGCCTGCGGGCTTTGGGCGATGCGAAGGCGCGTATCGCCGGCGCGACGCAGCTGCGGCTGACGTTCGCCCTTAACCAATGGCATGAGCGCGACGCGAACATGAGCGCCTTGTTGCAGCAGCTGCTGAGCGACGAAGCGGAGGGCGGCCTGCTGGCGCAATTGCGCGCGCAGGCGTGCTGCGACGGCGTCAGTTTGCAGACGTGCTGGCGCGGCGGCGGCGCGGCGCTGATCGCCGTCTGCTTTGACGCTGCCGACGCCTCTCCTGAACAGGCGGCGCGGCTGGAGGCGGCGTTACGGCCGTGGCTGGCTCAGGCGGCCGGGCTAAGCGCTGCGCAGCTGGAACATTATGCGGAGCTGGCGCAACAGCGCTTCGCCGATAAAAGCGCGCTCGACCGCCTGCGCGAAGAAGCGTTCGGCTTTGCGCCGCCGCCTCAGCTGGTTATCACGCAGTGGCGCGGCTTTCTGACGCGGCTACAGGCCGCGGAGGTCAGCCGCCTGTGGCTGGATGAAACGCTTGAAGGCGAGACGCAAAGTTCGGCAGGCTTCGATTTTATTTCCGTCCCCTTTACGCCCGCGTCGTTAAACGCGCAGCCGCCGCGCTTTCGCTTCGCGCCCTTTCCGCCCCTTGCCGCGTCTCCAGCGCTGCCCGCAGCGTCAGCCCCTTTGTTACATCTTTCTGCCGCTGCCGAGTCGCCTGCGGTGTTGACCCTGCGTCCGCGCCCGGAAAAGCCGATTAACGATGCGCTTGGGTATGCTTTGCAGGCTTCTCTGCGCGCGCTGGCGGCCAGCCTGACGCACCAGGGCGCGATGCTTAGCGTCGAGCGACGTCAGGGAATCTGGCAGTTACAGCTGAGCGGCGATCCACAACAGATGCGCGCGGCGCTGGCCGCCATGGCGACGCGGCTGCGATCGTTCCCCGCCGCTGCGCAGAGCGAAAGCGCCTGGCGACGGGAGCAACAGCAGGCGCGCGGCGATATACCGGTGCGTCGGCTGTTAAACCAGCTGCCGCGCTGGCTGATGGCGGAGCCGGTCGTAAAGGATTTACATCAGATCGAGTGGCAGGCGGCGCTGACAGGCGGCGACGCCGCGCTGCGCGAGGATTTGGCGCGGCTGCTGAGCACGCTGCCGGGGCGGGTAGCGTCCGCGTCCCGCTGGCTGCTGCATGAGCCTGTCGCTGGCGCTCGTCACAACCTGAGTCAGACGCAGGGCGATACGGCGCTGCTGCTGTTTTGTCCGCTGACGCAGCCCGATAGCGAAGCGCAGCTGGCGTGGCGGCTGTTGGCGTTGATCTGCCAGCCGCTCTTTTTCCAGCGGCTGCGCGTAGAGCAGCAGATAGGCTATGTGGCGAGTTGCAGCTTTCATCAGGCCGCCGATCGTGAAGGCATCCTGTTCGCATTACAGTCGCCGCAGCTTTCCGGCGACACGCTCTGTCAGCATACCCAACGCTTCCTGAGCGATGTCGCGGACGATATCGCCCGACTGACGGCACAAGCGCTGGCGGAAAAGCGGACGCGGTTGTGGCAGCAGCTACAGCCGGAAGGCGACGCGCTGGCGCGCGCGCGTCAGACCCTGGCTTTCGCTCATCTGATTTCGCCAACGGCGCAGGCGACGCTGCAACGGCTGGACGTTGCCGCGCTGCTGCGCTGGCATCGCGTGCTTTGCGATGAGGCGTACTGGCAGCGTTGTATTCTTCAGGCGTCGGGCTGA
- a CDS encoding GGDEF domain-containing protein, which produces MKTPEIPANEPQRLDELHALRLLNTPAEERFDRLTRLAKRLFNVTASVVSLLDADHQWFKSGEGVTAKQTPRDISFCGHVILQNDVMIVEDARKDERFYDNPLVTGEPQIRFYAGCPLRAPNGSKVGTLCILDSQTRDFTADDIHALRDLASMAESELVSFQASTSGELTQISNRRGFMTLGQMLLKECALRHCFASLAFFDLDRFKEINDNFGHREGDRALMDFADALKISFRQSALFARLGGDEFVVLFIDMDQQQAAERLEAFRHELEQHMKPLQRRYRLDFSVGTVGFDPAQPQPLASLLSHSDDIMYQHKKARRNSG; this is translated from the coding sequence ATGAAAACACCAGAAATCCCTGCTAACGAACCTCAGCGCCTCGATGAACTTCATGCGCTGAGACTATTAAATACGCCTGCGGAAGAGCGATTCGATCGCCTGACGCGCCTGGCGAAAAGGCTGTTCAACGTGACCGCGTCGGTGGTAAGCCTGCTCGACGCCGATCACCAGTGGTTTAAATCGGGCGAAGGCGTCACCGCTAAGCAGACGCCGCGCGACATCTCCTTCTGCGGTCACGTAATTTTGCAGAATGACGTCATGATCGTGGAGGATGCGCGCAAAGATGAGCGTTTCTATGATAATCCGCTGGTGACCGGCGAACCACAAATCCGCTTTTACGCCGGTTGTCCGCTGCGCGCGCCCAACGGCTCGAAGGTCGGCACGCTCTGCATTCTCGACAGTCAGACGCGCGATTTTACCGCCGATGATATCCATGCCCTGCGTGATTTAGCCTCTATGGCGGAATCAGAGCTGGTCAGCTTCCAGGCGTCCACCTCTGGCGAGCTGACGCAGATCTCCAACCGCCGCGGCTTTATGACGCTGGGCCAGATGCTGCTGAAAGAGTGCGCCCTGCGCCACTGTTTCGCCAGCCTGGCGTTCTTCGATCTCGATCGTTTTAAAGAGATTAACGATAACTTCGGCCATCGTGAAGGTGACCGCGCGCTGATGGATTTTGCTGACGCGCTAAAGATCAGCTTCAGACAATCCGCCCTGTTCGCCCGCCTCGGCGGTGATGAATTCGTCGTGCTGTTTATCGATATGGATCAGCAGCAGGCGGCGGAGCGGCTGGAGGCATTCCGCCACGAACTGGAACAGCATATGAAGCCGCTGCAACGCCGTTACCGTCTCGATTTTTCCGTCGGCACGGTAGGTTTCGATCCGGCGCAGCCGCAACCGCTCGCATCGCTGCTCAGCCACAGCGACGACATCATGTATCAGCATAAAAAAGCGCGCCGCAATTCGGGTTAA
- the hemB gene encoding porphobilinogen synthase: MSEFSLINRPRRLRKSAALRDMFQETSLSRNDLALPIFVEEGVDEYKAIAAMPGVMRIPEKRLAWEIERIAKAGIRSVMTFGISHHTDATGSDAWQENGLVARMSRICKDAVPEMIVMSDTCFCEYTSHGHCGVLCDHGVDNDATLINLGKQAVVAAQAGADFIAPSAAMDGQVAAIRRALDEAGFTDTAIMSYSTKFASSFYGPFREAAGTALKGDRKTYQMNPMNRREAIRESLIDAAEGADSLMVKPAGAYLDVLRDIRERTELPLAAYQVSGEYAMIKFAAQAGAINEDAVILESLGAIKRAGADIIFSYFALDLAERNLL; this comes from the coding sequence ATGTCTGAATTTTCTTTGATTAATCGCCCAAGACGATTACGTAAAAGCGCCGCGCTGCGCGATATGTTCCAGGAAACCTCTCTGAGCCGCAACGATTTGGCTCTGCCGATCTTCGTTGAAGAAGGCGTGGATGAGTACAAAGCAATTGCCGCGATGCCGGGCGTCATGCGCATTCCCGAAAAACGTCTCGCCTGGGAGATCGAACGCATCGCTAAAGCGGGCATCCGTTCAGTGATGACCTTCGGCATTTCCCATCACACCGACGCCACCGGCAGCGACGCCTGGCAGGAAAACGGTCTGGTGGCGCGTATGTCGCGCATCTGTAAAGATGCGGTGCCGGAGATGATCGTCATGTCCGATACCTGTTTCTGCGAATATACCTCGCACGGCCACTGCGGCGTGCTGTGCGATCACGGCGTCGATAACGACGCCACGCTGATCAACCTCGGCAAGCAGGCGGTGGTCGCCGCACAGGCGGGCGCGGATTTTATCGCGCCGTCCGCCGCGATGGATGGACAGGTCGCCGCGATTCGCCGCGCGCTGGATGAAGCGGGCTTTACCGACACCGCCATCATGTCCTACTCCACCAAGTTCGCCTCTTCTTTCTACGGTCCGTTCCGCGAAGCGGCAGGCACCGCGCTGAAAGGCGATCGCAAAACCTATCAGATGAACCCGATGAACCGTCGTGAAGCGATCCGTGAATCGCTGATTGACGCCGCCGAGGGCGCGGATTCGCTGATGGTGAAACCGGCAGGCGCCTATCTGGACGTGCTGCGCGATATCCGCGAGCGCACCGAGCTGCCGCTGGCGGCTTATCAGGTCAGCGGCGAGTACGCGATGATCAAGTTCGCCGCTCAGGCAGGCGCGATCAACGAAGATGCGGTGATTCTGGAAAGCCTGGGCGCCATTAAGCGCGCCGGCGCAGACATTATCTTCAGCTACTTCGCGCTCGATCTGGCGGAACGCAACCTGCTGTAA